A region from the Lentimonas sp. CC4 genome encodes:
- a CDS encoding helix-turn-helix domain-containing protein — translation MKKPTKAIEKTYNWDDFFPAEHSHHVFRSKFNKGKGSFYHAQNFYDLAFVEDGKGTHEINGHRYKISKGDVLIITPKDAHKVTASSKNELFITNIGMKPSVVTHAKRRYPNQFSWFQIDDISKAAFHLDEERLAAVHDAIETLALEPREPAAIDRFILNLTPLIPLRFQETKIAPDWLVNAMEIFREERPLPEGVDALVRISGKTPAHVSRSMKRFYEQTPTDFVNDIRLQSVSHQLLMTTKSVEEIAYDCGFNNLPHFFKLFRQTFTVSPLQFRRGQQQGTPNQ, via the coding sequence ATGAAAAAGCCAACTAAAGCCATCGAGAAGACCTACAACTGGGATGATTTCTTTCCCGCCGAACATAGTCACCACGTTTTTCGCTCCAAATTCAATAAGGGCAAAGGCAGCTTCTACCATGCACAGAACTTCTATGACCTAGCATTCGTTGAAGATGGCAAAGGCACGCACGAAATCAACGGACACCGTTACAAAATCTCCAAAGGCGATGTGCTGATCATCACCCCAAAGGATGCACACAAAGTAACGGCCTCCTCTAAGAACGAGCTGTTCATTACGAATATCGGCATGAAGCCCTCTGTCGTCACGCATGCCAAGCGTCGCTACCCAAACCAGTTCAGCTGGTTTCAAATCGACGACATCAGCAAGGCCGCATTCCACCTAGACGAAGAACGCCTCGCTGCCGTGCATGACGCGATCGAGACACTCGCCCTTGAACCACGCGAACCCGCAGCCATCGACCGCTTTATTTTAAACCTCACACCGCTCATTCCGCTACGTTTCCAAGAAACCAAAATCGCTCCAGACTGGCTCGTCAATGCGATGGAAATTTTCCGCGAAGAACGACCACTACCCGAAGGTGTCGATGCGCTCGTGCGCATCAGCGGCAAGACACCCGCGCACGTCTCTCGCAGCATGAAACGCTTCTACGAGCAAACTCCTACCGACTTCGTCAACGACATACGCCTGCAAAGTGTCTCTCATCAACTTTTGATGACAACCAAAAGCGTGGAAGAAATCGCCTACGACTGCGGCTTCAACAACCTGCCACACTTCTTCAAGCTATTCCGCCAAACGTTCACGGTCAGTCCCTTACAATTCCGCCGCGGCCAACAGCAAGGAACTCCAAACCAATAG